The Hyalangium gracile genome has a window encoding:
- a CDS encoding serine/threonine protein kinase — protein sequence MRPHPEIVPGVGIGPWVVRERHDKGSFGLVFRVERAGHPEAGNFALKLALHPEDPRFVREVDLLQRVVHPSVPHFEDRGWWTGEEGLLFPYVVMEWVEGVPLYRWAREQQRTSADVLQLLAQLAQALVVAHASDSLHRDIKGDNVLVTTEGRAVLLDWGCGTYAGAKELTDSALPPGTRSYRTPEAHRWAWAHRKTGEPYEAGPPDDIYALGVTAYRLCTRTYPPPPEEGSGPQRRVLPPSDLATVSRGLERLVLSTLSEERVSRPPAKALAICFSEAAGEKDASRPIVPTVSAARTERASRPGPPPEFVVPWWLSASAAALVGGLVVFAAFKLTAPPQPDPSYFLAELQRHVPSPEMPDAGVADEALVAIEQIPRALLPELRSLGRSMPTTPFPGQKKPPCDPESQRAINGVCWVEVARKKPPCGPEAFDFEDACYLPLILSPPAPTSGEP from the coding sequence ATGCGTCCTCATCCCGAAATTGTCCCCGGCGTGGGGATCGGCCCCTGGGTCGTGCGAGAGCGGCACGACAAGGGTTCCTTCGGGCTCGTCTTCCGAGTGGAACGCGCCGGTCACCCCGAAGCCGGCAACTTTGCGCTGAAACTCGCCTTGCATCCCGAGGACCCGCGCTTCGTCCGAGAGGTAGACCTTCTCCAGCGGGTGGTGCATCCCTCGGTGCCGCACTTCGAAGATCGGGGCTGGTGGACGGGGGAAGAGGGGTTGCTGTTCCCGTATGTCGTCATGGAGTGGGTGGAGGGCGTGCCCTTGTACAGGTGGGCCCGGGAGCAGCAACGTACCTCCGCCGACGTGCTGCAGCTGCTGGCGCAACTGGCGCAGGCCCTCGTCGTGGCGCACGCCTCCGACAGCCTGCACCGCGACATCAAGGGGGACAATGTGCTCGTCACGACCGAGGGGCGTGCCGTCCTCCTTGATTGGGGCTGCGGCACGTATGCCGGAGCGAAGGAACTGACGGACTCGGCCTTGCCCCCGGGCACTCGCAGCTACCGCACGCCCGAGGCCCATCGCTGGGCCTGGGCACACCGGAAGACAGGGGAGCCCTATGAGGCCGGCCCTCCGGATGACATCTACGCGTTGGGCGTGACGGCCTACCGGCTGTGCACGCGCACCTACCCTCCGCCGCCGGAGGAAGGCTCCGGCCCGCAGCGCCGGGTGCTTCCGCCCAGCGACCTGGCTACGGTGAGCAGGGGCCTCGAGCGGCTCGTTCTGTCAACACTCTCCGAAGAGCGTGTCTCACGCCCACCTGCGAAGGCCTTGGCTATCTGCTTTTCAGAAGCCGCCGGAGAGAAGGACGCCTCCAGGCCCATCGTTCCCACTGTTTCAGCAGCCAGGACGGAGCGTGCATCCAGGCCGGGCCCTCCGCCTGAGTTCGTCGTCCCCTGGTGGCTCTCGGCCAGCGCTGCGGCTCTGGTGGGAGGGCTCGTGGTGTTTGCGGCATTCAAGCTGACGGCCCCGCCGCAGCCGGATCCCTCGTACTTCCTGGCGGAGCTGCAACGGCACGTGCCTTCTCCTGAGATGCCGGATGCCGGCGTGGCGGATGAGGCGCTGGTCGCCATCGAGCAGATTCCTCGGGCGCTCCTTCCCGAGTTGCGCTCCCTGGGGCGGTCGATGCCTACCACACCGTTTCCGGGACAGAAGAAGCCCCCTTGTGATCCCGAGTCACAACGCGCCATCAATGGAGTCTGCTGGGTCGAGGTGGCGCGGAAGAAGCCACCCTGTGGTCCAGAGGCCTTCGACTTCGAGGACGCCTGTTACTTGCCCCTCATACTCAGCCCCCCGGCGCCTACCTCGGGAGAGCCCTGA
- a CDS encoding DUF4215 domain-containing protein, translating into MPGMSTRSSLSTLLLASLFFSLTGCVGDPPDGPHLDPGGTDGGTNGGPDGGPDGGPTNLGCGDRTIQAGEACDDGNKSGGDGCAADCKAIESGWFCDTAGASCIRNVCGDGRTGSTEACDDRNTTSNDGCSATCTIEAGWTCPPGGGRCNAARCGDGIIAGDEDCEDGDNPPAGNDGCSAVCRLERGYKCETPGSPCVTTTCGDRKVEGTEQCDDGNNNMGDGCSPLCVREPNCNNGNCTAVCGDGVILPGDTTEECDDGNLRPNDGCSPQCKYEPGFSCRTIEEQPPSFIEIPVVYRDFIGKDSQINGTNLIHPDFNDKTGNGEKGIVQTTLGADGKPVYAVTDVPNSTTHGKAYFDQWYRDTQNVNKTIVTTLRLDRQQQSGAYQFYNAAFFPLDNHGWVASGHERLLTNNHNFSFTSEVRYWFEYKGTEVLEFIGDDDVWVFINKKLAVDLGGLHSAQTGTVKLWERPDLNLTVGKVYEAVVFQAERHTTESSYKLTLTNFVTRRTECKNTCGDGVVQEPEQCDNGTNTGGYGQCAPGCIYGPRCGDGVVQPAGGEDCDDGNTNNNDACSNVCQIIFG; encoded by the coding sequence ATGCCTGGAATGTCCACCCGCTCTTCGCTCTCGACGTTGCTCCTGGCCTCACTCTTCTTCAGCCTGACGGGTTGCGTGGGAGACCCTCCGGACGGCCCCCACCTGGACCCGGGCGGCACGGATGGCGGCACGAATGGTGGGCCGGACGGAGGCCCGGATGGAGGGCCCACCAACCTGGGCTGTGGCGACCGGACGATCCAGGCTGGCGAGGCCTGTGATGACGGCAACAAGAGCGGCGGCGACGGCTGCGCGGCGGACTGCAAGGCCATCGAGTCCGGCTGGTTCTGTGACACGGCGGGCGCATCGTGCATCCGCAACGTGTGCGGTGACGGACGCACCGGGTCGACGGAGGCGTGTGACGATCGCAACACCACCTCCAACGACGGCTGCAGCGCGACGTGCACCATCGAGGCGGGCTGGACGTGTCCGCCCGGCGGAGGCCGCTGCAATGCCGCCAGGTGTGGCGACGGCATCATCGCCGGTGACGAGGACTGCGAGGACGGGGACAACCCGCCTGCCGGCAATGACGGGTGCAGCGCCGTCTGCCGCCTGGAGCGCGGCTACAAGTGCGAGACCCCCGGCTCGCCCTGTGTCACCACCACCTGCGGCGACAGGAAGGTGGAGGGGACCGAGCAGTGCGACGACGGCAACAACAACATGGGCGATGGCTGCTCGCCGCTGTGCGTGCGTGAGCCCAACTGCAACAACGGCAACTGCACGGCGGTGTGCGGAGACGGGGTGATCCTGCCCGGCGACACCACGGAGGAGTGCGACGACGGCAACCTGCGCCCCAACGATGGCTGCTCGCCCCAGTGCAAGTACGAGCCGGGCTTCAGCTGCCGGACCATCGAGGAGCAGCCGCCGTCCTTCATCGAGATCCCCGTGGTGTACCGGGACTTCATCGGCAAGGACAGCCAGATCAACGGCACCAACCTCATCCACCCGGACTTCAACGACAAGACGGGCAACGGTGAGAAGGGCATCGTCCAGACGACGCTCGGCGCGGACGGCAAGCCGGTGTACGCGGTGACGGACGTCCCGAACAGCACCACGCACGGCAAGGCCTACTTCGACCAGTGGTACCGGGACACGCAGAACGTGAACAAGACCATCGTCACGACGCTGCGGCTGGACCGGCAGCAGCAGAGCGGCGCCTACCAGTTCTACAACGCGGCGTTCTTCCCGCTCGACAACCACGGGTGGGTGGCCTCCGGTCACGAGAGGCTCCTCACCAACAACCACAACTTCAGCTTCACCAGCGAGGTGCGCTACTGGTTCGAGTACAAGGGCACCGAGGTGCTGGAGTTCATCGGCGATGATGACGTCTGGGTCTTCATCAACAAGAAGCTGGCCGTGGATCTCGGTGGCCTCCACTCGGCCCAGACGGGCACCGTCAAGCTGTGGGAGCGGCCGGATCTCAACCTCACGGTGGGCAAGGTCTACGAGGCCGTCGTCTTCCAGGCCGAGCGCCACACCACCGAGTCCTCGTACAAGCTCACGTTGACCAACTTCGTCACCCGCCGCACCGAGTGCAAGAACACCTGCGGCGACGGCGTCGTCCAGGAGCCCGAGCAGTGCGACAACGGGACGAACACCGGTGGCTACGGCCAGTGCGCTCCGGGCTGCATCTACGGGCCGCGCTGCGGTGACGGCGTCGTCCAGCCGGCGGGTGGCGAGGACTGCGACGACGGCAACACCAACAACAACGACGCCTGCAGCAACGTCTGCCAGATCATCTTCGGCTGA
- a CDS encoding sulfatase-like hydrolase/transferase has product MSGLARLCTHWLELTLAGAACVALIKAVKYRGFSVDAAIDLEDLAWVAGLELVLVLPASLGPAGAVVGLLGGALLYFALWLDALLFRIFTIELGPGGVRSVILSVLYRELAELSFARRFFATHRLFAALPAVAALAHAGLFLGAESPARLGLTLGLCVYFVAAAWVCTAARARHRALMACGALLLVGAAVPFLPGAEVPAAASVLGLLALSYPVQAWRGRSTGPSGVRHFLFERLRPSRPGFQPRPEHAHLLASEPRPPRPSAAHGLLRGRDVVLLTFESVGRLHLHATAAGGAHTPFFQGPLPGALRSRHHACLSPTTNNAHIALYASRYTEAAGFSGLRALREAGYQTAYLTTARTADYELRAILDKAGFQHVIDRPLLAPEQTGLLSDHLLLSQGLEQLGKAWRGGSGPRFLHVHATHTHVPYRVIDPERFRRFDSTEDYGRFLNAIEEEDALFGALLEGLRQRGLVTEPLVVVSSDHGQAFGRLGYHSHGSAITRDELDVPLLFHHPELAPREVPFSSHFDVLPTVLDLLGLAHGEPVFGDSLLHDDRRPELLVWAGHPSRGTTSHYGVLLQGEKLMVDLVLDRCLRMDWNDEHVEELTGAEKRYAVELASHLMNLRGIT; this is encoded by the coding sequence ATGAGCGGGCTGGCGCGGCTGTGCACCCATTGGCTGGAGCTGACGCTGGCGGGAGCGGCCTGCGTGGCCCTGATCAAAGCCGTGAAGTACCGGGGCTTCTCGGTCGATGCGGCGATCGATCTGGAGGATCTCGCGTGGGTGGCGGGGCTGGAGCTGGTGCTCGTGCTGCCCGCGAGCCTGGGCCCGGCGGGCGCCGTCGTGGGGCTGCTGGGGGGAGCGCTCCTGTACTTCGCGCTCTGGCTCGACGCGCTCCTCTTCCGCATCTTCACCATCGAGCTGGGCCCTGGAGGCGTGCGCAGCGTCATCCTCTCGGTGCTGTACCGGGAGCTGGCGGAGCTGTCCTTCGCGCGCCGCTTCTTCGCCACCCATCGGCTCTTCGCGGCGCTGCCGGCGGTGGCGGCGCTCGCCCATGCCGGGCTGTTCCTGGGAGCCGAGAGCCCTGCACGGCTGGGGCTCACCCTGGGGCTCTGCGTGTACTTCGTCGCCGCCGCGTGGGTGTGCACGGCCGCTCGGGCACGGCACCGGGCGCTCATGGCCTGTGGCGCCCTGCTGCTGGTGGGCGCGGCCGTGCCCTTCCTGCCTGGCGCGGAGGTGCCCGCCGCGGCCTCGGTGCTGGGGCTGCTGGCGTTGAGCTACCCGGTGCAGGCCTGGCGCGGGAGGAGCACGGGCCCTTCGGGCGTCCGGCACTTCCTCTTCGAGCGTCTCCGCCCGAGCCGCCCAGGCTTCCAGCCTCGCCCGGAGCACGCGCACCTCCTCGCCTCCGAGCCCCGCCCGCCCCGGCCGAGCGCCGCCCATGGGCTGCTGCGCGGACGGGACGTCGTGCTCCTCACCTTCGAGTCCGTGGGGCGGCTCCACCTCCACGCCACCGCTGCCGGCGGCGCGCACACCCCGTTCTTCCAGGGGCCGCTGCCCGGAGCGCTCCGCTCGCGCCACCACGCGTGCCTGTCGCCCACCACCAACAACGCCCACATCGCGCTGTATGCGAGCCGCTACACCGAGGCCGCGGGCTTCTCGGGGCTGCGCGCGCTGCGCGAGGCGGGCTATCAGACCGCCTACCTCACCACCGCGCGCACCGCGGACTATGAGCTGCGCGCCATCCTGGACAAGGCGGGCTTCCAGCACGTCATCGACCGGCCGCTGCTGGCCCCCGAGCAGACGGGGCTGCTGTCGGACCACCTGCTCCTGTCCCAGGGGCTGGAGCAGCTCGGGAAGGCCTGGCGCGGCGGGAGCGGACCGCGCTTCCTGCACGTCCACGCCACCCACACCCACGTGCCCTATCGCGTCATTGACCCGGAGCGCTTCCGCCGCTTCGACTCCACGGAGGACTACGGGCGCTTCCTCAACGCCATCGAGGAGGAGGATGCCCTGTTCGGCGCCCTGCTCGAGGGGCTGCGGCAGCGAGGCCTGGTGACGGAGCCCCTCGTCGTCGTCAGCAGCGACCATGGACAGGCCTTCGGCCGCCTGGGCTACCACTCGCACGGCAGCGCCATCACCCGGGACGAGCTGGATGTCCCTCTCCTCTTCCACCACCCGGAGCTCGCACCTCGTGAGGTGCCCTTCTCCTCGCACTTCGACGTCCTGCCTACCGTGCTCGATCTGCTCGGGCTGGCCCATGGAGAGCCCGTCTTCGGCGACTCGCTGCTGCACGACGACCGGAGGCCCGAGCTGCTCGTCTGGGCGGGCCACCCCTCGCGCGGCACCACCTCGCACTACGGCGTGCTCCTCCAGGGAGAGAAGCTGATGGTGGATCTGGTGCTCGACCGCTGCCTGCGCATGGACTGGAACGACGAGCACGTCGAGGAGCTCACCGGCGCGGAGAAGCGCTACGCGGTGGAGCTGGCCTCCCACCTGATGAACCTGCGAGGCATCACATGA
- a CDS encoding protein kinase domain-containing protein translates to MSTPPPRQLFSDVPAAWEQGLDVGRYHLLSRLAIGGMAEIWLARQLGPQGFEKFIVIKRILDGLGTDPEFVKMFLDEARIAAQLNHPHIVQIFDLGEEAGAFYIAMEYLPGEDVSTVARVGLRQGKPLPIPYAVRIIADVAEGLAYAHAKKGPDGALLGIVHRDVSPQNLLITYDGVVKVVDFGIAKAANRESQTLAGQVKGKTSYMSPEQARGQTLDGRSDIFSLGIILFELVTRRRLFQFPEPLAALQAVASDDPIPLAHERNPDVPEPLSRIIEKALARDRDQRYPTARHFQSALEDWLRTQPDAPGSAELASYMSEVFGSRIQERTRLLEAARSGDFTPSSARRVLRKPTTESMPEGGVPEEKTQQGQPARGLPRSLLAAAAVLVLALAAGVIYALRPAPVESVVQGATPPAPSLPAPPVLTIETDPPGAALRVNGKDVGRSPVTLDTLALGEHTVTATLEGRKSAERQVKLAHPGERAMVVLALVPEAPAPETTPPEAPAGDAQGAGASKTAKKAAMGRLTLNTTPWTRVFLRGRQLGDTPLINHPLPAGRHQLKLVNEEKNISTVIEVEIWAGQVTSKKLRL, encoded by the coding sequence GTGAGCACCCCACCCCCACGCCAGCTCTTCTCGGATGTCCCTGCCGCCTGGGAGCAGGGGCTGGACGTGGGCCGCTACCACCTGCTGTCGCGGCTCGCCATCGGTGGCATGGCCGAGATCTGGCTCGCCCGCCAGCTGGGGCCCCAGGGCTTCGAGAAGTTCATCGTCATCAAGCGCATCCTCGACGGGCTGGGCACGGACCCCGAGTTCGTGAAGATGTTCCTGGACGAGGCCCGCATCGCCGCGCAGCTCAACCACCCGCACATCGTCCAGATCTTCGATCTGGGGGAGGAGGCGGGGGCGTTCTACATCGCCATGGAGTACCTGCCGGGCGAGGACGTCTCCACCGTGGCTCGGGTGGGCCTGCGGCAGGGCAAGCCGCTGCCCATCCCCTACGCGGTTCGCATCATCGCGGATGTCGCCGAGGGCCTGGCCTACGCGCACGCCAAGAAGGGGCCGGACGGGGCCCTGCTGGGCATCGTCCACCGGGATGTGTCTCCGCAGAACCTGCTCATCACCTATGACGGGGTGGTGAAGGTGGTGGACTTCGGCATCGCCAAGGCCGCCAACCGCGAGAGCCAGACGCTGGCCGGCCAGGTCAAGGGCAAGACGTCCTACATGTCGCCCGAGCAGGCGCGGGGGCAGACGCTGGATGGGCGCAGCGACATCTTCAGCCTGGGGATCATCCTCTTCGAGCTGGTGACGCGCAGGCGCCTCTTCCAGTTCCCCGAGCCGCTCGCGGCGCTGCAGGCGGTGGCCAGCGACGATCCGATTCCCCTGGCGCACGAGCGCAACCCCGACGTCCCGGAGCCCCTCAGCCGCATCATCGAGAAGGCGCTCGCGCGTGATCGCGACCAGCGCTACCCCACCGCGCGTCACTTCCAGAGCGCGCTGGAGGACTGGCTGCGCACCCAGCCGGATGCTCCGGGCTCGGCCGAGCTGGCCAGCTACATGTCCGAGGTGTTCGGCTCGCGCATCCAGGAGCGCACCCGGCTGCTCGAGGCGGCACGCTCCGGGGATTTCACTCCCTCGAGCGCGCGTCGGGTGCTGCGCAAGCCCACCACGGAGTCCATGCCGGAGGGTGGGGTTCCCGAGGAGAAGACGCAGCAGGGGCAGCCGGCTCGAGGGCTACCGCGGTCGTTGCTGGCGGCGGCCGCGGTGCTGGTGCTCGCCCTGGCGGCCGGGGTCATCTACGCCCTGCGTCCGGCGCCAGTGGAGTCGGTCGTTCAGGGAGCCACCCCACCCGCGCCCTCGCTCCCAGCCCCGCCGGTGCTCACCATCGAGACGGATCCGCCGGGAGCCGCGCTGCGGGTGAATGGCAAGGACGTCGGGCGCTCGCCCGTGACGCTCGACACGCTGGCCCTGGGCGAGCACACCGTGACGGCCACGCTGGAGGGGCGGAAGTCGGCGGAGCGTCAGGTCAAGCTGGCCCACCCGGGCGAGCGGGCCATGGTGGTGCTCGCGCTGGTTCCTGAGGCACCAGCTCCGGAGACGACCCCTCCGGAGGCGCCGGCTGGCGACGCGCAGGGCGCTGGCGCGTCCAAGACGGCGAAGAAGGCGGCGATGGGGCGGCTGACCCTGAACACCACGCCCTGGACGCGCGTCTTCCTGCGCGGGCGGCAGCTTGGGGACACCCCGCTCATCAACCACCCGCTGCCCGCGGGCCGGCATCAGCTCAAGCTCGTCAACGAGGAGAAGAACATCTCCACCGTCATCGAGGTGGAGATCTGGGCCGGGCAGGTCACCTCCAAGAAGCTGCGCCTGTGA
- a CDS encoding ATP-grasp domain-containing protein, whose amino-acid sequence MMAPAPLPSERPRVLVVCPGPWDKETLGARFHERFELLFHGEKLVEQPSLVAGLRFDVSRWVEQAVETYRDAGLSGILGTGDYPGCMFAALVGERLGLPVPPPAAVVLLSHKYYSRRLQQQSVPEATPDFEPINPFSGPPRLRRLAYPFFLKPVKGTMSIRAQMVHGPEDFRRAVRFSWRERIEKSLLLRPFQQLLRRYTDGQVPAYWFIGEAPLAGTQVTVDGFVERGRPVVMGIVDSVMYPGTISFQRFEYPSHLPDSVQARMRDIAVRLMRASGFDHACFNIEMFHDTQRDTVSVIEVNPRMSYQFADLYERVDGMNTYEAQLALATGQPVPWQPGSGRDRVAASFVLRRFSDARVLRVPSEAQLAAVKERFPGTIIKVLCTAGERLSALDQDVGSFRYGIVNLGAPTREELFARYQQVEEMLAFEFG is encoded by the coding sequence ATGATGGCTCCGGCCCCTCTCCCCTCCGAGCGCCCTCGCGTGCTCGTCGTCTGCCCCGGGCCATGGGACAAGGAGACGCTCGGCGCGCGCTTCCACGAGCGCTTCGAGCTGCTCTTCCATGGCGAGAAGCTCGTCGAGCAGCCGTCACTGGTGGCGGGCCTGCGCTTCGACGTGTCGCGCTGGGTGGAGCAGGCCGTGGAGACGTACCGCGACGCGGGCCTGAGCGGCATCCTGGGCACGGGCGACTACCCGGGCTGCATGTTCGCCGCGCTGGTGGGAGAGCGGCTCGGGCTGCCCGTTCCGCCCCCCGCCGCGGTGGTGCTCCTGAGCCACAAGTACTACAGCCGGCGGCTCCAGCAGCAGTCCGTGCCGGAGGCGACGCCAGACTTCGAGCCCATCAACCCCTTCTCCGGACCGCCGCGGCTGCGCCGGCTGGCCTATCCGTTCTTCCTCAAGCCGGTGAAGGGCACCATGTCCATCCGCGCGCAGATGGTGCATGGCCCCGAGGACTTCCGCCGCGCCGTGCGCTTCTCCTGGCGCGAGCGCATCGAGAAGTCCCTGCTGCTGCGGCCCTTCCAGCAGCTCTTGCGGCGCTACACCGACGGGCAGGTCCCCGCCTACTGGTTCATCGGCGAGGCCCCCCTGGCGGGCACGCAGGTGACGGTGGATGGCTTCGTCGAGCGCGGCAGGCCGGTGGTGATGGGCATCGTCGACTCGGTGATGTACCCGGGCACCATCAGCTTCCAGCGCTTCGAGTACCCCTCGCACCTGCCCGACAGCGTCCAGGCCCGCATGCGGGACATCGCCGTGCGCCTGATGCGGGCCTCGGGGTTCGACCATGCCTGCTTCAACATCGAGATGTTCCACGACACGCAGCGCGACACCGTCTCCGTCATCGAGGTGAACCCGCGCATGTCCTACCAATTCGCGGACCTCTACGAGCGCGTGGACGGGATGAACACCTACGAGGCGCAGCTCGCGCTGGCCACGGGCCAGCCGGTGCCATGGCAGCCGGGCTCCGGGAGGGACAGGGTCGCCGCCAGCTTCGTCCTGCGGCGCTTCAGCGATGCCCGCGTCCTCCGCGTCCCGTCCGAGGCGCAGCTCGCGGCGGTGAAGGAGCGCTTCCCGGGCACCATCATCAAGGTGCTGTGCACCGCGGGCGAGCGGCTCTCGGCGCTGGACCAGGACGTGGGCAGCTTCCGCTACGGCATCGTCAACCTGGGCGCGCCGACGCGTGAGGAGCTCTTCGCCCGCTACCAGCAGGTGGAGGAGATGCTCGCGTTCGAGTTCGGCTGA
- a CDS encoding tetratricopeptide repeat protein translates to MAVSKLAASAARLMKQGLLKEAAREFESALKQDPKDASALLGLARLRLAQEDEDAARTVLRRLLELHPTHPEALSHLARLEAQEGNERALGLLRELASRPKPGFFEVLNHGRALLHAEQHEAATAELERALRLQPGNPQVLTYLGMALQGRKQLDAALKRYQEAAAATRTEHLPLLLASRVQVLQGQVGAALATLRQAILRAPREPSLYREFASLCLFAGAPDAAARAAIELRLQLPESADAAYLHGLAMFVAGKDDDAERILREALQKATGSPDVRLALAKVLRRKGNDAEAQRLLEEAVALAPGEPGPANDLAVLLMSRPSGKAAARAVLEKALAAQPEDPGLHLNLALALADSEPKRARTHAQKAQASKDTRIREQADRLMAALAQ, encoded by the coding sequence ATGGCCGTCTCCAAGCTGGCAGCCTCCGCGGCGCGTCTCATGAAGCAGGGGCTCCTCAAGGAGGCGGCCCGTGAGTTCGAGAGCGCCCTCAAGCAGGACCCCAAGGACGCCAGCGCCCTGCTCGGGCTGGCGCGCCTGAGGCTGGCGCAGGAGGACGAGGACGCGGCTCGCACCGTGCTCCGCCGCCTGCTGGAGCTTCACCCCACGCACCCCGAAGCGCTCAGTCACCTGGCGCGGCTCGAGGCCCAGGAGGGCAACGAGCGTGCGCTGGGGCTGTTGCGGGAGCTGGCCTCCCGCCCCAAGCCGGGCTTCTTCGAGGTGCTCAACCACGGCAGGGCCCTGCTGCACGCCGAGCAGCACGAGGCCGCCACCGCCGAGCTGGAGCGGGCCCTGCGCCTGCAGCCCGGCAACCCGCAGGTGCTCACCTACCTGGGCATGGCGCTGCAGGGGCGCAAGCAGCTGGACGCGGCGCTCAAGCGCTACCAGGAGGCCGCCGCCGCCACGCGGACCGAGCACCTGCCGCTGCTGCTGGCCTCGCGCGTCCAGGTGCTGCAGGGGCAGGTGGGCGCCGCGCTCGCCACCCTGCGCCAGGCCATCCTCCGGGCTCCCCGGGAGCCGAGCCTCTACCGCGAGTTCGCCTCGCTGTGCCTCTTCGCGGGGGCGCCCGATGCCGCGGCCCGGGCCGCCATCGAGCTGCGCCTGCAGCTGCCCGAGAGCGCGGACGCGGCGTACCTGCACGGCCTGGCGATGTTCGTGGCGGGCAAGGACGACGACGCCGAGCGCATCCTCCGCGAGGCGCTCCAGAAGGCGACGGGCTCTCCGGACGTGCGGCTGGCGCTGGCCAAGGTGCTGAGAAGGAAGGGGAACGACGCCGAGGCCCAGCGCCTGCTCGAGGAGGCCGTGGCCCTGGCGCCCGGCGAGCCGGGGCCCGCGAATGATCTCGCGGTGCTGCTCATGTCCCGCCCGAGCGGCAAGGCCGCGGCGCGCGCCGTGCTGGAGAAGGCCCTGGCGGCGCAGCCGGAGGATCCGGGACTGCACCTCAACCTGGCGCTCGCGCTGGCGGACAGCGAGCCGAAGCGGGCACGCACCCACGCGCAGAAGGCCCAGGCCAGCAAGGACACCCGCATCCGCGAGCAGGCGGACCGGCTGATGGCGGCGCTCGCCCAGTAG
- a CDS encoding Circumsporozoite protein: MSTSPRIGSPRLPPPPPPPPPVRREPPAQPSASQPRVTTSASAQGGVDQPTRNLLSGQSSFEAGGSRAEVTGQGPGGVQTNAYVQGPSLEANASVDADIGLDGIDVSLQVDIDATAVEAGAGATKTVEFEIAGEQYAVELDLEAMGKIGADGHLNLDLHVGTDGNLSINASANGFAGAQASLTGSIELTHEGDTLASGSITASASAGVSGDAHANIGLNGGNLEFDVGVEATAGLGLGVEVEGTINPGNILEAVGETAAAAGGEVLENVAEGAINAGGAVVDAAGEVFSDAVEGLGDLANGVKEGVEGAVGTVGGWLGL, from the coding sequence ATGTCCACCTCTCCTCGCATTGGCTCGCCCCGCCTTCCTCCCCCTCCTCCCCCCCCGCCCCCGGTTCGGCGTGAGCCCCCCGCGCAGCCCTCGGCCTCGCAGCCGCGCGTCACCACCTCCGCCTCCGCCCAGGGCGGCGTGGACCAGCCGACGCGCAACCTGCTGAGCGGCCAGTCCTCCTTCGAGGCCGGCGGCTCGCGCGCCGAGGTGACGGGGCAGGGTCCCGGCGGCGTGCAGACCAACGCCTACGTCCAGGGCCCCTCGCTGGAGGCCAACGCCTCCGTGGACGCGGACATCGGCCTGGACGGCATCGACGTGAGCCTGCAGGTGGACATCGACGCCACGGCCGTGGAGGCCGGCGCGGGCGCCACCAAGACGGTCGAGTTCGAGATCGCCGGCGAGCAGTACGCGGTGGAGCTCGACCTGGAGGCCATGGGCAAGATTGGCGCCGACGGCCACTTGAACCTGGATCTGCACGTGGGCACCGATGGCAACCTCTCCATCAACGCCTCGGCCAACGGCTTCGCGGGCGCCCAGGCCAGCCTCACCGGCTCCATCGAGCTGACGCACGAGGGTGACACTCTGGCCTCCGGCAGCATCACCGCCAGCGCCAGCGCGGGCGTGAGCGGCGATGCGCACGCCAACATCGGCCTGAACGGCGGCAACCTCGAGTTCGACGTGGGCGTCGAGGCCACCGCGGGGCTGGGGCTGGGTGTGGAGGTGGAGGGGACGATCAACCCGGGCAACATCCTGGAGGCGGTGGGCGAGACGGCGGCGGCGGCCGGCGGTGAGGTGCTCGAGAACGTGGCCGAGGGCGCCATCAACGCGGGCGGCGCGGTGGTGGACGCGGCCGGCGAGGTGTTCTCCGACGCGGTGGAGGGCCTGGGCGACCTGGCCAACGGCGTCAAGGAGGGCGTCGAGGGCGCGGTGGGCACGGTGGGCGGCTGGCTCGGACTGTAG